The Lolium rigidum isolate FL_2022 chromosome 2, APGP_CSIRO_Lrig_0.1, whole genome shotgun sequence genomic interval tcgtGGAGCCACCCaaaggtgcaaacggacgcgcggacaaaaacgatctgtctcgcgtccgccgcgcgacgcaaacagacATTTCGTTGCGGTACAACTGCTATGCGAGAGAGCATAGCTTCAGCATCCGAAAGGACATTTTGAAGAGGGCAAAGCGAGGGAAACGTGGTAAGGGAGAAATACAATTAAGCCGGTATGTCTGTTCTAGGGCAGGAAAACGTCAGAAAAAGCTCTTAACGCAGGAAGGCCACAGTCGTAGGTTGAGACCCGAGACTCGTTGCAACTGCAATGCCTGGGTCTGCTTGACCGTGATGTTCACGCCCATTGTCAGCACCAGATATCACCTACACCTATAGGGAAAATAAGTCATAAAAGTTGTCGTTTCAATGGTAACATTTACGGTTTGCCATAGTAAAACTATATACTTACTTTGCTCCTATTTTCAAAGCTTGATTCCTCGTGATGCAGTCCTACCTCCACGCTATATTCATCAAACCCAACCTCCATGTCTGAATACTCATCCTCCTCGTGACCACCGTGTAGCACCTACACAGCAAAAAACAAAGAATGTAACATATTATTTCATTGCTTCCATTTATTGGTAGCCATTAAAAAATAATCAACATACTTCACTCATGTTTTCTAAGGATGCCGATGATGGAACGTTCTGCCCAACAGGAGATACATTTTCATAGATCCTGGATTTGGAACTATTCTCCGAACTAGAATCATTATCGCTCGTATATCCGTCATCGCCGTCACTCCAAGTTGAGCTATAGTTCCCCATTTCTCTAAAAACTACACAAAAACCGCACGTAATAAAAAACTAATGCAAAATTCTAAACAATACGCAATGAAAATCACTATTTCATATTTAGTACACTTAATTAAACGCATACAGCGGACAGTCTGGCAGCGAGGAGCCGGCATGTCCGCCACGGGCCGGACTGTCTGGCGCTCGTAAGTTGGCCAGTCTGCCGTGCGCCGGACAAGCAAGATACCCCACGGGACATGTTCGGCTAGAGAGATTGAAACGAACCTCCACGTCGTGTCCCGTCTAAGCCGGAGAGACGGCTCGAGGCGACGGAGCGCAGCAGCGGCGGCTCGTCGAGCAGGCCCTGAAGATCGTGAAGATGGTAGAGTGTCGAGATCTTCGGGAAGATATGCTGCTGGTGGAGGAGGTCTATGGTGAcggagtgcggcggcggcggctcgtcgAGCTCCCTGGAGATGCCGGTGACGAGGAGATCGTGGAGAAGCGACGGAGGAGCTCTGTGGCGACGGAGTGCGGCGGTGAAGAGGAGATCGTGCGACGGAGTGCGGCGGCGGCTCGTCGAGTTTGTtggtgatcgtggtggagaggagATCGTGGAGAAGATCGATCGTGGAGGAAGGTCCCAACAACCTATGCATACAGTATAAGAGTTCACGTACGAGCTTGGATATGGGTTTGCCGGGCTTTTGAGCCCAAACTCAGTTTCGGTAGGGGGGTGTTGTACTGGAGCACACGcctttaagagcatctctaacagagcccgtaaatcccgccggaaccgaacttttccggcggatttacgggttcgggctgaaacGCGCGCAGATCAGAGCCCGTAAACATGGGCTGGCTCGAATtggaagttcaggggcccgagaaactccccgaatggcccctattaaaagggttcgcggaggggagttcggttcggaaaccctactcccctcccgaCGCTCCTCTCCCGTCGCCGCAGCCTGCGaccgctccgacgagcaatcccgAGCCCTCGGACGCTGCTCCGCCGCTACGGCCACCACCCCGCCGTCCGAAATGACGCGTGCAAGACGTGTGGGTAGGGGCGGTGGCCGAtccggagtcggaaggtcaagtTGCCGTCCGCCGGGCGTACGGGCGGAGCCGGAGCGCGCCAGGCGGTCGCGCTCCGACGCCGCATGGAAGCGGGCCGGCCGCAAGTGGCCGGAGCTAATGGCGCGCCGCCTTGAAGCGCGCGCGGAGGCGGCTGCGGCTGGGAAAGCGGAGGCGCCCCCCGCTGTCGGCGCGTGCAGCCCGTCGTTGCCCCCCGAGCGGCAAAGATGACGACGACGCAGACGGACCGCCTCTGCTCTGCGGGAGCACCTCCGGCGCGGCGGCAATCGAGGTGGCGGCGCTCGTCATCGCCTAGCAACCGCCGGCGACCATAAACCCTCCGCCGACGccccggtgacagtatagtcTCCGGGTACCTAAATTTCTAGTCTAATTAGGTCCGTAGTACGTAATGTAGGTCCAATGCGGATGTATTTTGCCACTATTATTGTAAATTATGAACGAATTAAGCTTGATCGGATGAAATCGAATGCAATCGCGAAAATCGATTTTCCGCGACGTTTGATTTTCGCGAGTTCGGTTTGCGTTTGCAGTTTCTATTCTGCACCGTGCCTAAATGCGCTCTCAATACGTTGGAGACTGAACTCAGTTTATTCGGTTCCGATaaatacgggctctgttagagatgctctgacAAGATAAGTGTTTCCCTTTTTTGCTCTCAAAACTACCCATTGTGTTATTTGCACCCATTGGAGGAGCGGAATCCCAATTGTTTCAAGACGGTCGCTTGGGATATGTTGAACTAGTGTGGATGGCGGTGCAGTAATAGAATTTGTCATGCATAAGTGTGACATGTATTTTCTATTGCTCACTCCTTTCACTTTGTTAAACTCTGGATGATAACTCTGCAATAAATATGTTCCTGTTATCTGAGAAGTGTACAAGTATAGAGTACATATGTATTGACATCAATCCAATATACAAGTATGATTAAGTTACAGTCACACGACAAACGCCAATTGGACATTAGAATGTACAACACAGCAAAACAACTCACACCATCATGTCACCTCTAGACATCTCAAGTACCAAAGCATCTGGAATAAAATAACATGTTGTTCATATTTCACCCCACGTTCATGAATGACATGATTCTCTATTATGGCGCAGGTGTAAAGTTCATGCAAATTGGTGGTTTAATCTTGGCAAGGGCAAGTATGGAAGAAGGAAATGTCCATATGCCATCCCCGCATATTAAACCTGATGCGACTGCAGGGACCATGAATCCAGCCTCCTTTTTGTTTATCTTGTTCCAGATGAAAACCACTAAACTCCCAACGCACATATCAATAGCAAAGCTTCCTCCAACAAGGAATGGAACTGCCATTGCCATTGGTAGGGGCACATATTGCCTATACCTCTGTGGCATGACATCTCTTGCTATGCTGAGGAGTGCAGCAAATGCGAAAAATCCAGCAGAGAGTGCCAGACAATACTTCGGCAACACTGAGAAGCCCTCCACACCAAGTATTGCCATGTTACGGTATATCAGTGCATACGGTGCCTTCCAGGTACCATCTGGGTTGCCAATATCAAATGCCTTGTAGAAGAGCATGAACGTAAGGGGAGAGACAATGCAGCCCATGGCTGTCCCAACGGCCTGTGCCACCATCATGGATCTTGGTGATGTCTGAGTGAGATAACTGGTTTTGAAGTCTTGCATCAGATCTGCAGATATCAGCACTAGCTGCTTCACACATGTACCAACAACTAGACCTGCAACGACACCATTGTCCCTGCCAGCCCAACCGGCAAAGACGAAGAGTCCTATCTTGCCATAGTTATAACCCATGTTGATATCGGTAAGCCCCGTCCCGTACGAATTGGCGAATCCAAGCATGGGGGCGACGATATAGGCTATAACCACATAGTACCATTTCACCTGTCGGAACATTATTGGCGTGGTAACCACTGCAATGACGCTTAACAAAGCATACCCCGTGTACGCCATCCAAGCGGGGATATGGCCCTTCCCGAAGATCTCGTCGCGCTGCAGATCCTCAAGTGAGACCGTATTGTCCACATCTTTCACTGTAATTCATTCATTCAATATTAGAAAAACTTATATACTCCTTAAATGTACTAGATTTATGTTGTCCTTCTGTCCTCACCTTTTTTGTCAACACGTTTACGGATAAACTGTCGATACATGCCCTTGAAAGTGATGGTAATGATTTTTGTGAAGTGGTAGAGTCCATCCCCCATGATCAGAGCGATGCAGATGAAGGCCTGGATGGTGAAGAAAATTTATTATCACTGACATGAAAATTGTAACTATTGTGGCTGTTAATTTTCAAATGACACTAAGAAGAACAAGGTCATGCTACAGTACATACCTTGTAACCATACAAACTTTTCATGCTGCTTTCTTTGACATTTGCAGGGTACCAATCACCCTTGTTCTTACTGATGAGTGGCCACAATATTCCATAAGAAAGAATTGCACCCAAGAGGGTGGAGATATTTACAATATGTGGGCAAATCATCCCGGCTCCCACGTATGTCATGCTAAAGTCAAAGAAGAATCTGAGAAAACAAAACGAGAGTTAAGAAAGTCTGTTTCACACCACAGATTATAGTGATCCGCAATGAGAAACCGAAGTGTCAAAAGGATTACGTCTGCTTCCAGGCCTTCAGACCAAAAGTCGGGAACTGGACAAATCCACAAACATCGCCACCGGTGTAGAACCACTGGAAGAAACTCCATAAAAAGCTGCCTCCAAAGTATTTGAGGAACCCGCGGATTTGCTTCCTATCACGGATGGTAAGATCAATTCATTCAGATATGTGAAGTAGAACATCATTGGACATTGCTTAATTTAACGACTGATGAAAGGAAATGCAACGAGGTCACGATATACATACTTTGAGTTCTTGTCTCCTTGAGTGGTATGAAACCCGTTTATAAGAACAGCTGTTGCCGTCCCACTTGGGTAAACTAATTTATAGTCCACGACCAGTACCTGAAAACATCATGTTTAACGTTTAGTCACAAAGACAGATGAACCATGCCCAATTTTATAGAACAGCATGGCTAGTCATTGGTTGTTTGATTCCCTTGAGTATTTCAATCCCCA includes:
- the LOC124687502 gene encoding iron-phytosiderophore transporter YSL15-like; its protein translation is MEAVIPDRTRIAPEIEKHVAAEGDRESDPALALERELEPVGRWQDELTVRGMVAALLIGFIYTVIVMKIALTTGLVPTLNVSAALLSFLALRGWTRLLDRFGIVSRPFTRQENTIVQTCGVACYTIAFAGGFGSTLLGLNKNTYELAGDSPGNGPGSYKEPGIGWMTAFLFSCSFGGLLTLIPLRQVLVVDYKLVYPSGTATAVLINGFHTTQGDKNSKKQIRGFLKYFGGSFLWSFFQWFYTGGDVCGFVQFPTFGLKAWKQTFFFDFSMTYVGAGMICPHIVNISTLLGAILSYGILWPLISKNKGDWYPANVKESSMKSLYGYKAFICIALIMGDGLYHFTKIITITFKGMYRQFIRKRVDKKVKDVDNTVSLEDLQRDEIFGKGHIPAWMAYTGYALLSVIAVVTTPIMFRQVKWYYVVIAYIVAPMLGFANSYGTGLTDINMGYNYGKIGLFVFAGWAGRDNGVVAGLVVGTCVKQLVLISADLMQDFKTSYLTQTSPRSMMVAQAVGTAMGCIVSPLTFMLFYKAFDIGNPDGTWKAPYALIYRNMAILGVEGFSVLPKYCLALSAGFFAFAALLSIARDVMPQRYRQYVPLPMAMAVPFLVGGSFAIDMCVGSLVVFIWNKINKKEAGFMVPAVASGLICGDGIWTFPSSILALAKIKPPICMNFTPAP